The stretch of DNA GGTGATGATAGAGGAAGAGAACCCCAAGTACCTTGATCAACTGCTGGAACTTGCTATACTGCGTAAGAAAAAGAGCCTGGCAAAAGAAACATTGGTAAGATTGCAGGAAGTAAATCCCGAAAACGAGAAAATACCCGTCCTTGTGGGGCGGGTGCAGGAATTGCCTGAAAAAGAAAGCAGTTAGTGTCTAGTTGGTCAGTTGTTCAGTTGTTCAGTTTTTCAGTTTATCGGTTTGCATTTGTTATTTTTTTATTTTTAGGTTAGTCTGTGTGAAGCACGCGCCGTGTCATGAACGTTATTTGAAATCATTGAAGGGCGGTAAACAGCTCGATATAGAAATCGAGACAATGAAGAGTAATGCCGTTGTAGCTCCACCGCTGGAGCGGGGCAGGCAGTTGGTACCCCGCAAATGCGGGGCATGGTAAGGATGTGGTCTAGGAAAAACGTCATTTTGAAGCTAGGATTAGCCAAGGTGAAAAAAATGATGACCACTTCCTTGGGGTACATGGTCGCGGGCTAATGGGAAGACGAACGCAATTTTACAACCAAAAATCATATGCCGTTGTAGCTCAGTTGGTAGAGCAACTCCATGGTAAGGAGTAGGTCGTCGGTTCAATTCCGACCAACGGCTCCAGATTTTTTCAGAGCTGCAAAGGCAGCTCCACCGCTGGAGCGGGGCAGGCAGGCATGGTAAGTCCCGCCGCACAATATTTATTGTAAAAATAATGAAGGCGGGATCCCGCCAAGGCGGGAGAAGTAGGTCCCCCGCACAATGCGGGGCAACGGCTCCAGATTTTTTCAGAGCTGCAAAGACAGCTCCACTTTTATTTAATCTGGCATAACCATTTATAGAGAGATTCCTATGGCATCATCTCATCATGTTGCCCTGATCACCGGCGCAAGCTCCGGGTTCGGCCGCGCCACCGCCGCATTACTTGCCGCACACGGCTACGCCCTCGTCCTTATCGCGCGGAGGGAAGAACGGCTGCACGCATTGCAGAAAGAGCTCTCGGTTCCCGTCTATGTGAAGAGCCTGGATATCAGAAACCGAAATGAAGTAGAAGCGTTTTTCCAAACGCTCCCCGACGCGTTTTCTCCCATAGATGTGCTTGTTAATAATGCAGGCCTCGCGCTCGGCCTGACGCCCGCGCAGGATGCGCAACTGGATGACTGGGAAGGGATGGTGGATACGAATGTCAAAGGGCTTTTGTATGTCACGAGATGCGTGCTGGAAAAAATGAAACAGCAGAACCGCGGCATTATCATCAATATCGGTTCGGTCACGGGAGAAGTGCCGTACAAGGGCGGGAATGTCTATGGCGCCACCAAGGCGTTCGTGAGCCAATTCTCGCGCAATCTGCGCACTGATTTATTCGGCACCAACATTAAGGTCACCAATCTCGAACCGGGAGCGGCGGAAACCGAGTTTTCCTTGGTGCGGTTCAAAGGGGATGCGGCGCGGGCGAAAAGCGTTTATGAACGCTCCACGCCGCTGACTGCGCAAGATATCGCCGAGACGATACTTTGGATAATCCAGCGGCCCGGGCACGTCAACATCGATTCGATACGCATCATGCCCCTTGACCAGACATGGAACGGCCTCGTGATGAATAAGAAATAAGACGTAAGGCAGGGCGCAAAGGGCGCCGATTGATAATTTGGAACAATTATGTTAGTTTAAGAATGGCCGGACGCTGCAGAACGCATGTATTCGAGCCTTTCATAAGCGAGATGGCGACATTTAAAAAGAGAGGATGTGGGCAGGTGGCGGAGTGGTCAAACGCACCAGACTGTAAATCTGGCGCCCTTGTGGCTACGTAGGTTCGAACCCTACCCTGCCCAATGCCACCTTAGCTCAGCTGGCAGAGCAACACTTTTGTAAAGTGAAGGTCCTCGGTTCGAATCCGAGAGGTGGCTCCAGTATTCTTAATTCATTATTCCTAATTCTTTTGAAAGTATGCCCAGCAATACAACATCCAAGAGGGAGGCAAGACCTTATGCACATTTGAAGATAGATTGTAGGAGAGGCTTTATTAAGTAGAATGTTTTTTT from Patescibacteria group bacterium encodes:
- a CDS encoding SDR family NAD(P)-dependent oxidoreductase; this encodes MASSHHVALITGASSGFGRATAALLAAHGYALVLIARREERLHALQKELSVPVYVKSLDIRNRNEVEAFFQTLPDAFSPIDVLVNNAGLALGLTPAQDAQLDDWEGMVDTNVKGLLYVTRCVLEKMKQQNRGIIINIGSVTGEVPYKGGNVYGATKAFVSQFSRNLRTDLFGTNIKVTNLEPGAAETEFSLVRFKGDAARAKSVYERSTPLTAQDIAETILWIIQRPGHVNIDSIRIMPLDQTWNGLVMNKK